One Methylocystis iwaonis genomic window, CGGCGCGTCGCCGGGACGCTGAGCGAGCGCGTCGCGCGTATCGAAGACGACGGTGCCGCCCTGCCGCATATAATTGGCGACCCGCGCGGTGGTCTTGGCCGATGGCTGCGCCGCGCTCGCCACGACCGGCCAATAGAGCATGGGATAGAAGGCCAGTTCGTCCTTCGCCGGATCGACGCCGATCGGATCGCCGGGCGAGAAGGAGGTGCGCGTGGCGAGCGTTCTCGAAAGGGCTTCGAGACCGGAACGCGACACCTCGTCGATCTTCGCATCGCCCGAAACGACATAGGCGAGCCGCGTCGTCAGCGCCGCCTCCTTGTCGCGCTGCGAGACGACCGGTTTCGCGCCGTTCTCGGCGCGCGCGTCTCGCGCATGCAGGGGGGCCAGAAGAATGACAAGAGCGCCGGCCGCCGCCGTCAACGGCCTCACGCGCAACTTGCCGGAGAGCACCAGAACGATGACGGCGTCGGCAATGAAGGCGAGCAGCGCGGCGGCGAGCAGCGGACCGCGAAAATCGACGGGCGCGCCGGAGGCAAGGACGCTCGTCGCGAGACCCGCCGCCGCGAAGTCGAAGCGAGAGATGTCATCCTCCGCCCGCAGCGTCTGCAAGGCCACGGAAGCGTCGCCTGCCCCGTAAAGGCCCGGCGGATGCTCCGCGCTCGCAGCCCCTGTGAAATCGGCCGTGATCGCCTGAGCGTTCGGCCCCGGCGCGCCAAGCGCCCCGAAACCGTCGAGCGCCTTCATCGGCGCCAGAAGCCGCTGGTCGCTCGCGGTCGCCGTCGTCTCGTCGCCCGGCAAGGGCGCGGACTCGCCGGACATGGCGCAGATGCGCTTGAGCATATCCACGAAGAGCCCGGAGATCGGCAGGTTCGACCAGCTCGTATCGGCGTTGACATGGAAGAGCACGATCAGCCCCTTGCCGCGCCGTTCAGCGGTGACCAGCGGCGTGCCGTCCGAGAGCCGCGCCCAGCTCTTTTGCGCAAGGCCGGGATCGGGCTCCGCCAGCACCTGACGCTGGACGCTCACATCCTTGGAAGCCGGGAGACCGAAAAAGGGGCTCGTCGCGTCGAAGTCGGCGAGCGCCTTGGGCGTCTCCCAGGACAGCGCGCCGCCGAGAACGCGGCCGTTGCGGCGCAGGCGCACGGGCAGAAGATCGTCTGCGGCGTTGGCGAGGCGCGGGCCGGCGAAGCGGATGAGCGTGCCGCCCTCCTCGACGAAGCGGCTCAAGGCCTCATATGTTTCGCCGGGCGCAAGGCCGACATCGGCGAGCGCCAAAACATTGGGCCGCTCCGCGAGCAGCGCCTGGATGGGATCGGTCACCCCAGGCCGGGCTTCGCGGGTCTGCGCGAAAGGCGCGAGCGCCTTCTCCAGATAATAGAGCGGCGAGAGCAGAGGCTGCGCCTCGTCGAGCCCGGCGCCGCCGGCAACCGCGACGCGGCGCACTTTCGAGCGCGCGTCGAGCAGCGCAACGGCGCCGGCGGAATTTTCGCCCTCGATACGCAATAGGCTCACGTCGTTGCGCAGCTCAACCGGCAAATCGAGCGTCGCCTTCGCCCGCAGCGACCCGCCGAAATCGACGCCGGCGCGGCCGATGATCTGGCCTCGCGAGTCATAGGCCACGACCGTCGCGGCGGCGGGCCCGGAGGCGTCGGCGCGCAAGGCGTCGACGCCGAGCGTCGCGGCGTCATTCGTCGGCGCGGCGAGCGCCAGCGGCGCATGATCGTCGGTGAGAACCTCGACTCGGGCGCCCGCGTCGGAGGCGGCCTTCAGCGCTTTGGCGAAAGCGCCCGCCTCGCCTTGGGCAAGACCGTCGCTGATCCAGACGATCCGCGCCTTAGGATTTGCCTTGGCGAAAGCCGCCAGCGCGTCGGCCGCAGCGGCGCGGTTGGAAAAATAGGGCTTCGGCCGCTCGGAACGCAGCTTCTCCAATGCGCGCCCCGCCTCGGACAGGCTCGGCGCGGCGGTCTCGGAAAGCGTCATGACGGCGACCGGCGCGCCGCCGCGCGCGGCGCTCTCGATGATGGCCGCTCCGGCGGCGACACGCTTCTCCCAGGAAGGGGCTGCAGCCCAGCTGTCGTCGAGCGCGACGAGGGTCGGCGTTGAGATGGCCGCGACGGTCCCGGACGGACTCCAGACCGGCCCCGCCATGGCGAGGATCAGCGCCGCCGCGAGTCCGAGGCGCATGAGCAGGAGCCATAACGGCGTCTTCGACGGCGTCTCTTCATCGCGCCGCAGCTCGCGCAAAATCTTGGTTGGCGGAAAAACGATCTCGCGCGGGCGCGGCGGCGTCACGCGCAGCAGCCAATAGATCAGCGGCAGG contains:
- a CDS encoding DUF4159 domain-containing protein translates to MGGLSFAAPLALIGLASLPLIYWLLRVTPPRPREIVFPPTKILRELRRDEETPSKTPLWLLLMRLGLAAALILAMAGPVWSPSGTVAAISTPTLVALDDSWAAAPSWEKRVAAGAAIIESAARGGAPVAVMTLSETAAPSLSEAGRALEKLRSERPKPYFSNRAAAADALAAFAKANPKARIVWISDGLAQGEAGAFAKALKAASDAGARVEVLTDDHAPLALAAPTNDAATLGVDALRADASGPAAATVVAYDSRGQIIGRAGVDFGGSLRAKATLDLPVELRNDVSLLRIEGENSAGAVALLDARSKVRRVAVAGGAGLDEAQPLLSPLYYLEKALAPFAQTREARPGVTDPIQALLAERPNVLALADVGLAPGETYEALSRFVEEGGTLIRFAGPRLANAADDLLPVRLRRNGRVLGGALSWETPKALADFDATSPFFGLPASKDVSVQRQVLAEPDPGLAQKSWARLSDGTPLVTAERRGKGLIVLFHVNADTSWSNLPISGLFVDMLKRICAMSGESAPLPGDETTATASDQRLLAPMKALDGFGALGAPGPNAQAITADFTGAASAEHPPGLYGAGDASVALQTLRAEDDISRFDFAAAGLATSVLASGAPVDFRGPLLAAALLAFIADAVIVLVLSGKLRVRPLTAAAGALVILLAPLHARDARAENGAKPVVSQRDKEAALTTRLAYVVSGDAKIDEVSRSGLEALSRTLATRTSFSPGDPIGVDPAKDELAFYPMLYWPVVASAAQPSAKTTARVANYMRQGGTVVFDTRDALAQRPGDAPTPETQWLRDFTKGLDIPELEVVPSDHVITKTFYLLDGFVGRYASGQTWVEALPPDPKEGAARPVRATDSVSAIVITSNDLASAWAQDKRGQPLFPLTPGGARQRELALRGGVNLVMYTLTGNYKSDQVHVRDLLERIGQ